The segment TTAGAAAGTTTGATGCAAAGTCACATTGATGATGGAGTGTCAGTGGAGCTGTGGTGCAACACTTGGATAACGCCTGTCATCACACTGATGCCTTGTCCAGAACTGGAACATGTCTTAGCTAAAGCTGTGCAGATCAGACCTCAAATGCTACCTTTCATTGTTGACATCTGCTCTGCCAAGGTAAAAAATCACTCACTGCCTTACTTAAACTTTTTGTTACAACACTTTATTAGACACTATCCCATGGTTTACAACTAAACCATTTACTTCCTTATTATCATTCAAAGATTTCCCTTCTGACattagaacaaataaataatatatattatgaatCTGTAATGCTCTAGCTATCAACTGACGCAAGTTCTAATGAATCAACAAACCATTTGAAAATACTTCTTGGCTGTTTGAAAATGGCCAAGAAGCATAGCAAAgtgtgagtttatttttttgacacTCTTGTAAGCTGTTGTTATACCTTATTGGTTTATAGAGATCCAAATACCTGGATGAAAGCGATTGGCTTGCAACATCTCACACTCGCCTTGTGCCATTCTGATGATGATGTGCGTCTTGCAGCCCTAGCCTTTATTACAGAGAGCAGGCGCATCACAGAACCTTTGAATGCAATTGAACTTACGTCTTTGTTGACAGGCTTCAAATATTGTAGTGACACTGATGCTCCAGCCACTTGCCATGCAGCGCTTTCAATTTTGAAGAAGGTACAAGTTTGATAATCCTTGATAGCTTAAATGAAAACCATATTTCTCACATCACAGTTATTTGCAAGACTTGCCAGCAGCATTAAAGTGGTGCTGAAAAATGACGAGGGCAAAGATGCATACTTGAATTTCGCCTGCCAATTTTGCAGCAACGCTTTTTCAGACCTCTTCCCAGGATCTAGTTTATGTCGAAGGAGTTTTTCGCTTCAAGCCCTCATCTTATTCAAGGACACTTTCTCTGGGCTAGAACCATGGTCTGCACTATGGCAATGTGTTTTGACCCAGGAAAATGCCAAAGTCCTGATGGGATGTTTGACTGACTCTTATGAAGCTAACAAAAATATGGCGTCGGATTTGCTGAAATCGTTTCCAGCCAGTAGCTTGGGCTTTAATGTAAGTCTATAACCATCTCACGCATTTCTTAGCAAACACTTTAATTCTTTTAGAATTCTGGTGCTCTTGAGGAACTTCTTGATAAATGTGTTCAACTTGCGGAAAGCCACAGACCGCCCGACTGCACCAATGCTGCTTGTGTTCTATCACTGATTGTAAGCTGCAAAGAACTGGAACAAACTCTACAGGAATTATCGCACTCCAAGTATTATACAGCACATTTGTATGaaccaacaaattaaaatgttctcTGCAGGGCCAGTTCCTGTTTGATTGTCTCACAGCGACTCATTAACAGATTAGAATTGCAACTTCAGGTTGCCaagaaaagcattttgaaagCTGCAGATTGTGGTCCCATGTACGGAACACTCTTCTGCATTCGGAGTCTGATTCTTATTCAGGATCTAAGGTGACATTTTTTCAAGCATGTTCCATCTGTAGTAATTGCTTTTTGTATTGCATTCTCCAGGTTAATGTCAAGCGGAACTGAGAGCCACTTGTGGAAGCTGTTGATTCAGAAACTGATAGgcctttgttttgaaatgaacGCCACTGTAGCCCCAATTGTGAACAGCTCTTCCCCTGAAGGACATTTACCCATGGACTTTGAAACTGGTTCGCATTTACCCTTTGGTCAAATTTGGTTGAAgtcgattatttaaaattgtattctaGACCTTCCTGGAGATGTGGAATCATTGTCTTTAAGTGACGATGACGTTGCCACTCCGAGAGTGACAGCACAAATGGTCCTGTTGTGCGCGTGGCGCACTGTCAAGGAAGTTTCCTTGACGCTCGGAGACTTGGCTGCTAAAGCCCCTGCCAGTAGTTCTGATCAGTATTTGTTGAGCAACGAGCAGCTGCTCTTGATAGGAGAGCATTTCACCGCATTACTTTGTGAAACAAAACACAGAGGAGCATTTGAGCAGGCTTACGTGGGCTTTTGCAAACTGTGTGCCTGGCTCTGGAAGTAAGGCTTCTATTTACACCATAAGAGTAAATCTAGAAATTAATTCTATCCTCCAGAGTGCCGAGCGGCGAGCTGCCACAGCTTCCCTCTAAGTGGCTGGACGAGGTCATGTCAAGTGTCGCTGGCAAAGGATCGAGCGGCAGTTCAATCAACCTCTCCAAATTGTGCACAACACGCCGAAGCGCTGGAGTGCCCTTCATTGTGCAAGCCTTGATAACCACAGAGCTGGAGGTGCGCACAAAACCAGAGTGCTTCCATAAAACCGTGACAATGCTCCTAGTCCTGGCCAAGCAATCAGGTTCCGAAGGGCAACTGCACGCCTTAAACATCTTGCGAGCACTTTTCAGAAGCGCTCACCTGGGAGAGCATGTTGCGCCCTACGTTTCTGAAGGATTCATTGTGGCCATCAATGCGTTTAAGAGCAGCAACTGGGCTGTAAGTGTTTAATTAATCACTTGATTATAACTTgttcgttttctttttttgaaaGGAGCGGAATGCAGCCACCTTACTGTTCAGCTCGCTGATGAGCAGAGTTTTTGGAGTAAAACACACTCCAGGACACGAAGACTTGCCCAGAAAGAACCGAATGACTGGCAGAATTTTCTTCCGACTCTATCCAGATCTCTTTGGGCTGCTCTCTTCAGAATTGCAGAGCGTGTCTTTGTCCATCAAAGAGGGTAATGAAGCTGCAGGAAGCTTGTACCCGGTACTTCTACTACTGGCTAGGCTTTACCCATCTTCTCTGGAAGGGACTGACAGTGCTCTCAATGCAAGTTGTTTcctattctaaaattttacttgGATTAATTGATCATCAAAACAGCTGCTCTCTTTGTTGGATTACGTCAGTGTTTGCACTGCAAGCCCCGTGATGCACACGAGGGTGCTCGCTGCTAAAGCCCTGGTGCCATTGGTTGAACCTCAGCAGGCACATGCCTACATTCTATCTCTAAACCTGAAGCCACAGCCTCAGAACTCTCTTCACGGCATTCTCCTTCaggtttaattatttgaaattaaatcaattatagTATTTATAACtactttaaatcaatttttacagcttAGCAAATTGATAAAGGAAATTCATCCAAGCGATGACGTGATTCAAGCTGCTGAAATGAAAGTGAAAGAAGGCCTTTACCTCCTTCAGCCTGAACACAAAATACATGTGACCAAAGGcgcttttattgaatttttgaccGCGTTTGCTGCAAAACTCGATGGAACAACCTTAAAAAACATCAGTGAAACAGTGGTAAAACATTTGCCACATGTTTTGAATGATCAGGGTAAGGCTGCCCTTAATttgttacttaaaaatttaagttctcctttaaaaattctagaaaatcaGTTTGGAAGCGCTATCACAAAGCAAAACGCGGCACGTCTATGGCTCCGACTGGTCTCTCAagttaatgatttttcacaCATTGAAGAAATTCTCAACATCTTGCTGCAACACCCTCTGCCAGATGTCGTCCACGAGGCTTGCAACTTTATTGTGGTGCACACCTCTGAGTCTGATATGGAAATCAATGGGAATAGCTGCAAGTTGCTTGGTCTGAAAATCTCCAAGAACACAGCGTTAGATACATCCATCAAAGAATCAAGGAGTATCGCTCAAAATGTCATTAATACTGCGCTTAAATGGTCTCCGTAAGTAATAGCATATTTACTAAAAAGTATTCCACAATGGTGAAgacaataatttcatttttttggtgtATATTAGccattttactattttatgtcttttattttgcagtaaaaatgGACAGAGAGTTCAGTTTGAGACTAGGATCATCATTTATCTAGCAGCTATACGCTTGAGCAAATGCGTTTTGGAAGCAGAATGGAATGCTACTGGGCAAACCTTAATTGattatgaggaaaaattagGCCTCATGCTTAACTTCTGCAATGAAGGCCGACTTGGTCCAGCCAACTTTATGATCTTAGCTCTTGCTGGACAATTGCTGCACAGATCCACCGGCAAGAAGACTCCTCAGTTTGTATGTTTCACTGTTACAAGGTGCCtccaaaaactgaaaatttaaatatttcgtttAGCTTGAATCCTATGCCTCTTCTCTCTTGAAATGTGCCATGGGTGACAGTAGCTGTGAAAGCAATGTTGTGGTGGCGCAATCCCTTTGTTCCAACaaaaacttgatattttcCTCCAGCGGTAATTTCTTTTCGGgagaattattttgtatttcaccaaaccaattattaattttagaccGCACGGTTGTATGTGGATACTATGCCACTCTGATCATTCTGCAGCAAAGTTCAACCAGTGGTCGAGACATAATATTGCAGCTGGAAGGTAATTTCACCGGAGTTACCAAGAGCAGAGCGTTGGAGGCTGTCATTCGCAATTTTGTTAACGTTAAATTGCCTCTTGAGGTAAAATAACCTTAGGACTTTATGTTAATCACgtctgattaaaatataaatgttgtAGTTGAAGATATTCTCCTTGCTCATCTGGAGTTTCGGCCACACTATTCTGGAGGATTACGTGAGCTCTCTAAACACCTCAGACGAAGAGGATGAGGTAACATGAACGACTTACTAAGCTCCAAGAGTGgtcataatttttgtcatgATAGGACCTCAAAGTATTTGATCAAGGTGAAGTCGATACTACTAAAGAAGAATTGAAACTCGCAGAAGCAGCTGCTTCTGGATTGCTAACTCTTTTAGAGAAGAACAGTCAAGAGAGTGTTCACACTGCCATCGGAGCAACTGTGGAATGGATTCCGTTCTACTCCCTGATGAAACAGTTTAGTTGCAAAGATTTACTTAGCAAAGTGCAATGCTTCAATAAGAACAAACACCATTTTTTGGATAGCTTGTATCCAGTGAGTGAACTACGAAGATTACAATTCAAGGAGCTGGAAAAGAcgcgtatttttaattttctttgaataaattttattcttaacattattatttaatttctatttcgCAAAAACTGAAGGGCTAATTCTTCATCTTCCTCAAGTGATAACGTttgaatttgctttttcctAGAAATAAGAACAAATAAACCATTGGTCcattacaatttcaaaataataccTTTTGACAGGTGGCTCCTCTTCATAGTAGGACTCTTCTGATTGCTCAGCTTCATCTTCCGAGTTCATGTCTTGTTCATTTTCGCTTCCTTCATCCTTGTTCTGCTTACCGTAGATTTTATCAGGGTCTGGCAGCCACGACAAATCTGGTCCATCACTGTCACTCTCTTCATCGCCATTATCAAGAACTGCAATTGTTTGCTCCTCAACCATCTTTTGCTTTTGCTTCAGTTTTGCCTctctgcattaatttaattgataactTAGTCTGATGCAACTGTTATGACAAATATCAAGATACCTCTTCTTGGCTTTCAGCCTCTCCTTGAACCTCTCCTTGTCAAACCGATCTTCCTCTTTCATAGCCTTCTTAGCCTCTTCAATGTCGATGCCACCGCGTTCAGTATTTTCATCATACTTTTGACCTGCTTCAGACACTTTGTGTTTTGTTGCATCTATCACGGcctaaacaataaaattgagcaCCCCAGTGACTTAAGATAAGCAACGTTACCTCTCCTTCTTCATCAAATACAGTTTTCTTGTTGGCtacaattttcttcttcaaaatcttttttgctACGGCAGCCTTTGTGACCACGTGTTTGCCTGTCTTTTCTTCCTTTGAAGCGACTTCTTCCTCTTCACTACCATCCCCAACCTCCAAAGCGTGATTCTTTCTCTTGATAGTGAGGACATCATCATCAGAATCGCTTAAATCTATCAAGTTAAAATCGTGGCTCAATACTCGATTTCttaatcattgaaatttgaaaagttacTTGATTTGAAATCATATGCATCTGAAGAAGGCAGGCCTGAATTCTCTGTTTTCAAATCCGGCTCAGCTTCGTCATCTTCAGAATCAGACCCTTTTGTATCAGCTTTTGTCTCATTTGCCTTTTCCACCTTTCGTTTTCTTTCTAAAAACCGGATTCTCGGTGGCAACGCTAACCCAAGAGATCTACAAGAATAttgtaaacaataaatattctcAGAAAGTCGCGATAACTCACCTGGCATATGCGGCAGAGTCCATATTTTCCACAGAGAAAACCTTTTTATCTTTCATCAGGTGCACTGACTTGAAGTATGATACAAACGCTCTCTGCGCTGAAGCTTTCATCTCAGAGTCTCTGGCCAGACAAGCTTCAAGCGCTCTTTGAGGGTTGTTCAGCTTCTTGGGGTTGACcctgaaaagaaaatgataaccTCGGTTTATCAAACTCTGCTTAGACATACTGGATCTTCTCTATAGGAACTCTCCTGCTGGTTAAGTTCTCGATCATCGCCGACTCTTCACTAGGCAAGAGCACCAACAGAGCCTCTCCTGAACTGGAATATCTGGCTGTCCTACCAGCTCTGTGGACATACGTGTCTGCATCTTCGGGACAGTCAAGCTGAAGCACCCAGTCAACAGCAGGAAAATCTATAATTCAGCACAACTTGAATTAAAAGTGCGAATCCCAGCAATTTGAGTTACAAACCCAATCCTCTGGCAGCAATGTCTGTGGCAAACAATACCGCGTGTTTCTTCTTACAAAACTCTTCATAAACAGCCATCCTTCTCATCTGATGAAGTGAGCCATACAGAGCCATCAAACTGACGCCCGGCCGCAGGCGACAGAACGCTTCATATGTGTACTTGACCTGAAATTTATAACAAGTACGTTAAAATATGCTTACTTCCCGAGGAATGAGGTTATGGGCAAATCAGTGTTTACTGAGCAACCTAATGGTTTTCAAAGGGTcgaaattcatttaatattctgaaagctaTTGATTTGGCAGATCAAAAGGTGAGCATAATTATCCTTCTGATCGAAACAATACAGATCCTGCTGGCGTCAGTCAAGTGGCAActtaagtgaatttaattatatcgaTCGCTTGAGAACTgtcctgacgccagggttaaatttcttgttttttctgATGCTCTTGTCTAACCTCAGGGGTGACCCCGACCCCCAGCATGTTCTGCAGGTCAAAATTGACCTATAGTGTGATTTTGATTCTCAAACTATTTACCTGAACACAAGTATAATCTCTTTTCAACCTTCGACTATCTGTaccttacaaaatttaaattacattaacTTGTAATTTTCTGCACATGCTAAAGACACTTTGGGCAACATTTTACcccataattaaaaaatgtcatgtttaagctaataaaaaattaatcaaatttgaagaacTAAAAATCGTGGTTTTAATGCGGGCTGTCCAATTtggcttaaattttaatatttaacttaaacatattataactcaaaatattatcatttttgcaAACGCTAAAAGACTCGTTTCTCCAGATTTCAGCCCATGGCGTATTAAAAAAcagcattaaatatttctggtCAATTCATCACTTCTATATCATCCACAATCCAgaccaaaaaatcaaacaaaaattaaaaaattgcagaccatCCAAATCTTTTGTGGAAACATCGTATCTATATACATGTATAATATCATATTATAGATAATTTACCTGTTTGCAGCTAGAAAGGAACACAAGCACTTTGCTCTTCTTGTGATGTTTGACGAAGGACCagagcattgaaaatttttcgtgCAGCTCGCAGACCATGTAGCTCTGCTTCAGTCCCTCTGGTGTAGCGTGCTTGGCGTGTTCATGCACTGACACATACATTGGATTTCTCAAACTCAGTCGAACTAAGTCTTTCACAGACTTGGTCTGGGTTGcagaaaatagcagagtttgcCTCTCAGGGGGCAGGTTTTCAATGATGCAATTCATATCTCTCTCAAAGCCCATGTCCAGACAGCGATCAGCCTCATCGAGAACCAAAAtctagaatttaatttttgtaaaagcaGCATGAACGTTTATGGAGACTCATACCTTCATTGTGACGCAGTCAAACAAAGGATTTTCATTCATGTGCTGTAAAATTCGACCAGGAGTGCCGATTACAATATTGCACTGGTCAATCCTCTTTGTCTCAAATTTAAGATCTTTTCCAcctagaattaaaattttagttaatacAGAAAATTCTTAGTTTTCATAAAGCAAACCAATTATTAATCCAGCTGAAAATCCATGGTTTTTGCCAACTTTCTTGAGGGTTTCAAAGATTTGCAAAGCCAACTCTCTCGTAGGAGTAAGAATCAATGCGCCTAATCCATCAAGTCGAGTCCACCGCTGGCAATAGAGGCTCTCAAGAACCTGTAAATATTtcccaaaattgaaaacttcacCTTGAAGAACTGAATATTTCGTGAATTTTACTGGAATTAAAAAGGCGAGCGTTTTTCCACTGCCTGTTTTTGCTGCTCCTAAAATGTCATTTCCCTGCAAGCTGTAAAGCAAGCTCGCCTTCTGGATTTCTGTGGGATGCGTGAAGCTGTTGTCTTTGAGTCCATTGAGAGTGTGGTCTGAGAGAGGGAGATCTGCAAACGTGCTAACTTTGGAGAGGTCAACCTATCAAATaccaaaaacatttcaaaattttggaatttgcgagaaataaaatcaatgaacCTTGTCGTAGCTCCGCTTCAGCtccttgattttttcaaactcgACAACATGAGGTTTCTTTTTCGGACCCCATAGCTTTTTTCCTCGCCTTTTACTCATTTTGCTAGATTTGTCACTGATTTTGCCATTATTTTGGTCCTGCACGTGCATTGTATCGGAGGCCATGCTTGAAACACTGTGTTCTGTTCTGTACCAAGATACACAGCTGGTTGTCTGGTTGAACGTTGAACGCTCCAGCGCACGCTAAAAAAATGGGTGTGTTCCACAGGCTCTTCTCATTTAGCGCGGCAAACGGTCAAAAGTTTGAACGTTTTCACACCTCTTAATGGTTTTCTCGGATATTTCTATcgaaattatgatttttcccTCAAATGCCTTACAATTAGGAATAATGaagatattgttttttttaataatattaagtacataaatttttccttattaTGATACTATTATCCTGACTTATAAACATTTATCAGTAAATAATGTATCGatctataaaatgttttgctcaacgtcaaattaataatttttttatgaaaaatatcgcagcggcagcagctgtATCGCTGGTTACACCTACTAGTGTTCATACgcgtgaaaaatataaataattaaactgtactcgaaatattgaaaaaaatattttactttgtgAATATTGCGCaaagatttgaaaattctgcaaaaattaagaaaatttatatttaatcaaaaccaGGGCAACGGCTGAAAGCCCCCCActagttaaaaatgtttgtaaaatttcctcATACACTCTCGCAACATTGaaattgtataattaatttgcagaaaaGTAATAAGAAATGATCCATggttttgcacatttttacaCATAAGTGAGGTAAAAAATAAGGATCCGCGCGTGGACCAAAAATTGAATGGTTTATTACCAAAAATAATACAGATAACGAGTAAATGCGCAAATCAATGATATTCAATTTATCCATTCACACTTTAAACTTAGAAGGCATTCGAGCCTTAACTTGCATGCCTTCTGACattcgtttcaatttttccacatAGGCGGATTGCACGTCCTTCAAATCTTCCAGGagctgcaaaacaaacaaaaattcaatatgcTATGGAATTTTTCAACAGTATTCCATACTTGATCAAAAGGAGCTCCTAGTTTGTCTTTTACAACGGCTGCTTCAAGCTCTCTGGAGCACCACATGAGAAGATTGAGTGGAAGCCAAACTGACGAATTTTTGTTGCTAATGCCGCGTCCCATTCCAAACTCTTTTGAGCCATGTCCCATTCCAGCGTTGTACATTTCACAACTAAGCTGCCCAGCCTCCTCCAGTCGCCCTGCCATCAGCAGGATTCGCAATAACTCGGCAGCATTCTTTTTCTGGAAATGTAATTAGATTCATTATATTCTATCCCTAGGGCTGTCAAATTTAGACGGTTGTATTATTTATGAGGAGCATTCTTTTgcgtatatatattttttaaaaaatccatccCTGTCTAAATATTATGTgcatcaaatataaaaacaaaaaagcatttcaaataCGGTCAGAAagaattattgattttcaatttgtcgattttatatttatcactCATGCACCAATTAGGACTGAATACAAATTTGGCTATAACCCAATTAATTTCTACCAGTTTCTAGAGTGTGATAAGAAGAATTATTTAACTCTCTAGGTCTCAAGCCCCCAACGCTAAAacaagcatttattttgttgtctGTTGTACACATTTTGTGTCAATTCGCAGCTTAATTAAACCacaacacaatatttttcaataattttaaagagttttgattacagtaaacaaatttaaaatttcaagaccATAACAATTTTACATCTATTCTTTACCTTATATGAATCAATGAGCCATTGGGGTAGAAATGCCTCAACCTTGATCAGTTTGATGACGATTGCCTTGTGCATTTCGGTTCTGCCACTCTCCTCGTGATGCTTCAAGCACTTCTGCAAGTACTTCCAAGCAACACTACTCACGGACCCATCGCCTCCAGCAACATcttcaatataaaatatataagcgATTCAGACTCAACTGCCAAATAACTAACCTGAGGTGTAGTTGTAGCCGAGCCAACAAGTGTTAGCATCATTTTCATCGTCTCGCGTGACCGCCACACATTTGCCAGCTATCGCCTCCATGATGCTGCCCTTTGGCAGTTCGTGCAGGGTGGACAGACGCAGGGCCAGGTCAAAGTGGCTTTCATTGATCAGATGACCGATGAATTGCTCCACGGATAAATTGGACACAACTGAAATCAggtttaaaaaaggtttaaaataaataatagagaTGTTTAAAACCAATTCtcgattatttttgtgtgatcACTGTGATGTTCAggccatcaaatgagcacaacCCATGAATATTTGAGCATCTTGGCGCATTTAGCATATActgaattcaaaaaataaatggtatCTGCCATGAAAAAAGCTAttgcattcaattttaattttacttttaacagggaaaaatttaaattaaactcacGAGAGACTAGGCTATTGGCAGCGTCTGGTCCAATCAGCTCTATCTTGGCGAGCAACACCTCACTGTCCCGCCGCATCTGCCACAGCTCCACGATTTCCATTTTCTTGACCCCGTCCACTTGCGCGATTTTCTCTCCGTCATAGTTGCGCTTTGGACTCTGGTTTGGTGGCTCGTAGTCACTGAACACGGAGCTCAAAGTGGCGTTTTTCACGCTGGAGTAGGGCTTCAGCACCCACTGATACTCCTTGGGCACCAGGCACAGCTCATTGATCGCGATTTGAAGGCAGCGCGCCTGCAGCTTCATGCTGGCCAACCCGTTAACCTCTCTGCTCAGCCGGAAGGCTTGCTCGTATTTGATCGATGCAGCtgaacaatgaaaaatataaaaattaaaaatcgtaaaaacgCTTGCTTTGGgctaagtttttttttacaaaaaggtCGGTTTTTATCACATATATTTCCCATATTTcaggttaattttttcagaccaaaaaatgttttaagtaaacTACCTTAtcaatatttgtaattattattgtcaaAAAATGAAGTGAGCTAGGCACGAACCTTTTCTGTAGTTCAGATGTTTCGCATGTAACGCATGAACAACAGTGTAGAACTCTGAAGCCAGCAAGTGCTGCGACCTTGCTTTGACAACGAGGACTTcttcagcagcagccagcatgGCCGGTGAGTAGCTGAAGTCGACGAGTTTGTGCAGTTTCTTGTGATGCACCAGGGAGTTGATCAGCTGACGCAGTGAGTCTTGTCTCCTGGAAGAATCTGGGTTGTAGTGCATGGCTTCAAAGGCTTCAGAGTGCCGGCCTATGCGCAGCAAGTGGTTGAATTTGATCGAGTGCAGAGTGGCCATCTCTGGGTCATCCATCTCCGCGTCTCGAATTGCTTGATCCACGATGCGCAGCACACAATCTGAATGATCCAACTGATCAAACAGTTTGATCACCTGTCAGCAAAGGTAgagcagatttaaaaattttatatttgcaaaaaatgtcttaaagTGGGTTGATAGTGATTATTtcaatgagataaatatattacattTAAGAAGTTTTTAATACACTATTGAAatctttgtatttttccatttaaatctttcttaaattttgtcttttcaatattatcctaagaatttttattattgatttaaagataagaaaaaaatgaagacaaattaaaaaaaataccttaaatattaagtttataaattggattatattttttaatagttacTTTCAGACAAATACGCCAGTC is part of the Cloeon dipterum chromosome 1, ieCloDipt1.1, whole genome shotgun sequence genome and harbors:
- the LOC135947847 gene encoding nuclear pore complex protein Nup160 homolog, translating into MASYDFGFREVIPDQTLPEKWKEVTINTGGTQSTLQDIKVPERAGGFTYKDTTLPYTRNRFIYWRISHDVLELVEQSLDINLVHNHVRFRFQDSPILEGVSIQETANSVQVLVPTVSSVHRLVFPHPDAITSRSLQAFNLRQPQDSVFVEAGINCVQQQYIIHHSAPNSTLPHLAASYLAVNDEAIFALQYNSGSTLVVRMDYISGLVSATELKETTLVSRLLGIVPGPLLRAKTSDDDFVTSLVLHTLGLATYLFTLSQDCKLKMWSVDRQECIMAANLLDFLHVPRPQQGIPEPGRQNHMLRKAVGRDENDLHIGIFLSFARKSAFLIMKPVSEQGYYDLKSLIAVNDNQVGAENDLVDFWISCYSIWAMWANPVGETIVRHRRFRDEASHSHGTNWTQVVPENALDRNFDPSAHPNLEAKQAYLSYIFQPGKLPLSVINRALTIFRRPTGGAMPTQYPEVSASVLKERVAVVVENEIKNEISDLEITDEEYIEISWRAWAKFYSCCVQYYWAGTRPVAFLAAPANDMIPGPLSNNPIGIVCKAQFSLFRPIDELEHLWAIGSGSSGSSDISTFNPVTRPNNVCTSDMVTFFQALYRMEKHLPDEIKENFLKALFYQQDPKDFATNLVEEYDSEYFSRRSANKLLSGIMPDMIDEVVHLLTFYSLDHNAATEMDIEGEDLPRKELDNISFLFSSQLGSNVVAEALHQSSQGRFQVLRNLLFLLLCLKKHLTTIFPKVDVNSTTAERLRVRLIPHTAQLIRCYYIINWVATSSCGLAVPTMLDASIQQLNILSMRDKVEGADAVHLALRGNKAHTLLSLFLSSKSARYAQNLMAQQGTEIDLLSQWHTSMLPYMTIVGKLLWPSSYLFVFPEFLLSACQYLLVEQYVRLLKPWCDSNVHSREFLLGSVLLDMGEAEKACDHFLVAANGVSNESFLASHLARPNYEDELEPTHEHRLVLYFLKVIKLFDQLDHSDCVLRIVDQAIRDAEMDDPEMATLHSIKFNHLLRIGRHSEAFEAMHYNPDSSRRQDSLRQLINSLVHHKKLHKLVDFSYSPAMLAAAEEVLVVKARSQHLLASEFYTVVHALHAKHLNYRKAASIKYEQAFRLSREVNGLASMKLQARCLQIAINELCLVPKEYQWVLKPYSSVKNATLSSVFSDYEPPNQSPKRNYDGEKIAQVDGVKKMEIVELWQMRRDSEVLLAKIELIGPDAANSLVSLVSNLSVEQFIGHLINESHFDLALRLSTLHELPKGSIMEAIAGKCVAVTRDDENDANTCWLGYNYTSDVAGGDGSVSSVAWKYLQKCLKHHEESGRTEMHKAIVIKLIKVEAFLPQWLIDSYKKKNAAELLRILLMAGRLEEAGQLSCEMYNAGMGHGSKEFGMGRGISNKNSSVWLPLNLLMWCSRELEAAVVKDKLGAPFDQLLEDLKDVQSAYVEKLKRMSEGMQVKARMPSKFKRALERSTFNQTTSCVSWYRTEHSVSSMASDTMHVQDQNNGKISDKSSKMSKRRGKKLWGPKKKPHVVEFEKIKELKRSYDKVDLSKVSTFADLPLSDHTLNGLKDNSFTHPTEIQKASLLYSLQGNDILGAAKTGSGKTLAFLIPVLESLYCQRWTRLDGLGALILTPTRELALQIFETLKKVGKNHGFSAGLIIGGKDLKFETKRIDQCNIVIGTPGRILQHMNENPLFDCVTMKILVLDEADRCLDMGFERDMNCIIENLPPERQTLLFSATQTKSVKDLVRLSLRNPMYVSVHEHAKHATPEGLKQSYMVCELHEKFSMLWSFVKHHKKSKVLVFLSSCKQVKYTYEAFCRLRPGVSLMALYGSLHQMRRMAVYEEFCKKKHAVLFATDIAARGLDFPAVDWVLQLDCPEDADTYVHRAGRTARYSSSGEALLVLLPSEESAMIENLTSRRVPIEKIQVNPKKLNNPQRALEACLARDSEMKASAQRAFVSYFKSVHLMKDKKVFSVENMDSAAYARSLGLALPPRIRFLERKRKVEKANETKADTKGSDSEDDEAEPDLKTENSGLPSSDAYDFKSNLSDSDDDVLTIKRKNHALEVGDGSEEEEVASKEEKTGKHVVTKAAVAKKILKKKIVANKKTVFDEEGEAVIDATKHKVSEAGQKYDENTERGGIDIEEAKKAMKEEDRFDKERFKERLKAKKREAKLKQKQKMVEEQTIAVLDNGDEESDSDGPDLSWLPDPDKIYGKQNKDEGSENEQDMNSEDEAEQSEESYYEEEPPVKRKKQIQTLSLEEDEELALQFLRNRN